In the genome of Anabaena cylindrica PCC 7122, the window AATTACTATTTTGATGTTGATTAATATGAGATAAATGCTGACTAGCCCATTCATGCATTGCACAGAGAATTGGTTTGAGACTTTCTCCTAAAGGTGTGAGTGAATATTCTACCTTAGGTGGGATTTGTGCATAGATTTCTCGGTGTACAACACCATCCTCTTCCAATTCTCTAAGTTGCTGAGTGAGCATCTTTTGAGTAATCCCGTGTAAGGAACGTTGTAACTCACCAAACCTTTTTGCTCCTGTAATTAATTCTCTAATTATTAATACCTTCCAACGTCCACCGAGGATCTTGATGGTATTTTCTACTTCACAAGTCGGCCTCATCACACTATTGTTTTCTGCTTCTGCTTTCATGGTTACTTTTTAGTAAGTATAGTACTTTGGAGTGCCTACTATTCATAGTAGTTGTACATAGGTTAAAGTCAAGAGTAATTTAGAGGAATTAGGAGAACACTATGAACGAACCTGTAATTGCTGATAAAAAACCTGCGATGTTAGAACTAGAAGCA includes:
- a CDS encoding winged helix-turn-helix transcriptional regulator; this encodes MKAEAENNSVMRPTCEVENTIKILGGRWKVLIIRELITGAKRFGELQRSLHGITQKMLTQQLRELEEDGVVHREIYAQIPPKVEYSLTPLGESLKPILCAMHEWASQHLSHINQHQNSNL